One genomic window of Elaeis guineensis isolate ETL-2024a chromosome 2, EG11, whole genome shotgun sequence includes the following:
- the LOC105059853 gene encoding GTPase LSG1-2 isoform X2 translates to MGGRKDKSEGLGRALVRQHNQMVRESKEKGRALRLQNRRVLESVTDVSDIDAVLEKAEEADRVYSLDNPAPNLLINLDVGLETSKMTPEERRQLQKQEEALHASNLRVPRRPPWNATMSVEELDANERQAFLVWRRSLARLEENEKLVLTPFEKNLDIWRQLWRVLERSDLLVMVVDARDPLFYRCPDLEEYAREIDEHKRTLLLVNKADLLPIAIRQKWAEYFCQHNILFLFWSAKAASAALEGKKLSSQWEENKWAKESTSDLHTKIYGRDELLARLQAEAEAIAEHRKALNKNEPQGENSSDAGSVHSTGVTSTPGKTKHFQTLIISDELVLCDCPGLVFPSFSSSRHEMIASGVLPIDRMTEHREVVQVVANKIPRHVVESIYNITLPKPKPYEPQSRPPLASELLRAYCSSRGYVSSSGLPDETKAARQILKDYIDGKLPHFEMPPGATGRGAEGDSVHGLVGPSLLAGNESDIAQSDDCNDQISSSSALVDTGKVDVGRVLDDLESFDLSGELYSKTSAIVKQKKSAKPEKHHKKPQRKKDRSWRVGNDNGDGMPVVRMFQKPAVDLAVVRASN, encoded by the exons atggGAGGGAGGAAGGACAAATCGGAGGGGTTGGGGCGGGCGCTGGTGAGGCAGCACAACCAGATGGTGCGGGAGTCAAAGGAGAAGGGCCGGGCCCTCCGCCTCCAGAACCGGAGGGTCCTTGAGTCCGTCACCGACGTCAGCGACATCGACGCCGTCCTCGAGAAAGCCGAGGAGGCCGACCGCGTCTACTCCCTCGACAACCCCGCCCCCAATCTCCTCATCAATCT TGATGTGGGCTTGGAAACAAGTAAAATGACTCCAGAGGAGAGGAGGCAGCTACAGAAACAAGAGGAGGCCTTGCATGCCAGCAATCTTCGGGTTCCCCGCAG GCCTCCATGGAATGCTACAATGTCGGTGGAAGAGCTTGATGCGAATGAAAGACAAGCCTTTTTAGTTTGGCGTAGAAGTCTTGCAAG ACTTGAGGAGAATGAGAAGCTTGTTCTTACTCCTTTTGAGAAGAACCTGGATATTTGGAGACAGCTCTGGAGAGTGCTTGAACGAAGTGACTTG ctGGTAATGGTGGTTGATGCTCGGGATCCATTGTTTTACCGTTGCCCTGATCTTGAG GAATACGCACGTGAAATTGATGAGCACAAGAGAACATTGCTTCTTGTTAACAAGGCAGATCTTTTACCAATTGCCATAAG GCAGAAATGGGCAGAATACTTCTGTCAACACAACATCCTCTTTTTATTTTGGTCCGCCAAAGCTGCTTCTGCTGCTCTAGAAGGCAAGAAGCTGAGCAGTCAATGGGAGGAAAATAAGTGGGCAAAAGAATCTACATCAGATTTACATACCAAAATATATGGCAGGGATGAACTTTTAGCTCGTCTGCAGGCGGAAGCTGAGGCTATTGCAGAGCACCGGAAGGCTTTGAACAAGAATGAACCACAGGGAGAAAATTCTTCAGATGCTGGTTCAGTCCATTCAACAG GGGTTACTTCAACACCTGGCAAAACAAAGCATTTTCAGACACTGATAATCTCAGATGAGCTTGTCCTTTGCGACTGCCCTGGTTTAGTGTTCCCTTCCTTTTCCAGCTCAAGGCATGAAATGATCGCATCAGGAGTGTTGCCTATCGACCGGATGACTGAGCACAGGGAAGTGGTGCAAGTTGTTGCAAATAAGATTCCCAGGCATGTTGTTGAAAGCATATATAACATAACCTTGCCAAAGCCAAAACCATATGAACCACAGTCAAGACCACCCTTGGCTTCAGAATTGTTGAGGGCATACTGCTCATCCCGTGGGTACGTAAGCTCAAGTGGACTGCCAGATGAAACGAAGGCTGCTCGCCAGATTCTGAAAGATTATATTGATGGGAAGCTTCCCCACTTTGAAATGCCTCCTGGAGCAACTGGCAGGGGTGCAGAAGGGGATTCAGTGCATGGATTGGTCGGCCCAAGCTTATTAGCAGGTAATGAATCAGATATTGCGCAATCTGATGACTGTAATGACCAGATCTCTTCCAGCTCCGCTTTAGTTGATACTGGTAAAGTGGATGTTGGGCGTGTTCTAGATGATTTGGAGTCATTTGACTTGTCTGGTGAGCTATACTCTAAAACTTCTGCTATAGTGAAGCAAAAGAAGTCAGCTAAACCAGAAAAACATCATAAGAAGCctcagaggaagaaagatcgcTCTTGGAGAGTTGGAAATGATAATGGTGATGGAATGCCAGTTGTAAGAATGTTTCAGAAGCCTGCTGTAGATCTGGCAGTCGTAAGAGCCTCTAATTGA
- the LOC105059853 gene encoding GTPase LSG1-1 isoform X1 yields MGGRKDKSEGLGRALVRQHNQMVRESKEKGRALRLQNRRVLESVTDVSDIDAVLEKAEEADRVYSLDNPAPNLLINLDVGLETSKMTPEERRQLQKQEEALHASNLRVPRRPPWNATMSVEELDANERQAFLVWRRSLARLEENEKLVLTPFEKNLDIWRQLWRVLERSDLLVMVVDARDPLFYRCPDLEEYAREIDEHKRTLLLVNKADLLPIAIRQKWAEYFCQHNILFLFWSAKAASAALEGKKLSSQWEENKWAKESTSDLHTKIYGRDELLARLQAEAEAIAEHRKALNKNEPQGENSSDAGSVHSTGMHVVVGFVGYPNVGKSSTINALIGGKRTGVTSTPGKTKHFQTLIISDELVLCDCPGLVFPSFSSSRHEMIASGVLPIDRMTEHREVVQVVANKIPRHVVESIYNITLPKPKPYEPQSRPPLASELLRAYCSSRGYVSSSGLPDETKAARQILKDYIDGKLPHFEMPPGATGRGAEGDSVHGLVGPSLLAGNESDIAQSDDCNDQISSSSALVDTGKVDVGRVLDDLESFDLSGELYSKTSAIVKQKKSAKPEKHHKKPQRKKDRSWRVGNDNGDGMPVVRMFQKPAVDLAVVRASN; encoded by the exons atggGAGGGAGGAAGGACAAATCGGAGGGGTTGGGGCGGGCGCTGGTGAGGCAGCACAACCAGATGGTGCGGGAGTCAAAGGAGAAGGGCCGGGCCCTCCGCCTCCAGAACCGGAGGGTCCTTGAGTCCGTCACCGACGTCAGCGACATCGACGCCGTCCTCGAGAAAGCCGAGGAGGCCGACCGCGTCTACTCCCTCGACAACCCCGCCCCCAATCTCCTCATCAATCT TGATGTGGGCTTGGAAACAAGTAAAATGACTCCAGAGGAGAGGAGGCAGCTACAGAAACAAGAGGAGGCCTTGCATGCCAGCAATCTTCGGGTTCCCCGCAG GCCTCCATGGAATGCTACAATGTCGGTGGAAGAGCTTGATGCGAATGAAAGACAAGCCTTTTTAGTTTGGCGTAGAAGTCTTGCAAG ACTTGAGGAGAATGAGAAGCTTGTTCTTACTCCTTTTGAGAAGAACCTGGATATTTGGAGACAGCTCTGGAGAGTGCTTGAACGAAGTGACTTG ctGGTAATGGTGGTTGATGCTCGGGATCCATTGTTTTACCGTTGCCCTGATCTTGAG GAATACGCACGTGAAATTGATGAGCACAAGAGAACATTGCTTCTTGTTAACAAGGCAGATCTTTTACCAATTGCCATAAG GCAGAAATGGGCAGAATACTTCTGTCAACACAACATCCTCTTTTTATTTTGGTCCGCCAAAGCTGCTTCTGCTGCTCTAGAAGGCAAGAAGCTGAGCAGTCAATGGGAGGAAAATAAGTGGGCAAAAGAATCTACATCAGATTTACATACCAAAATATATGGCAGGGATGAACTTTTAGCTCGTCTGCAGGCGGAAGCTGAGGCTATTGCAGAGCACCGGAAGGCTTTGAACAAGAATGAACCACAGGGAGAAAATTCTTCAGATGCTGGTTCAGTCCATTCAACAGGTATGCATGTTGTCGTTGGATTTGTTGGGTATCCAAATGTTGGCAAAAGCTCTACGATAAATGCATTGATTGGTGGGAAGCGAACAGGGGTTACTTCAACACCTGGCAAAACAAAGCATTTTCAGACACTGATAATCTCAGATGAGCTTGTCCTTTGCGACTGCCCTGGTTTAGTGTTCCCTTCCTTTTCCAGCTCAAGGCATGAAATGATCGCATCAGGAGTGTTGCCTATCGACCGGATGACTGAGCACAGGGAAGTGGTGCAAGTTGTTGCAAATAAGATTCCCAGGCATGTTGTTGAAAGCATATATAACATAACCTTGCCAAAGCCAAAACCATATGAACCACAGTCAAGACCACCCTTGGCTTCAGAATTGTTGAGGGCATACTGCTCATCCCGTGGGTACGTAAGCTCAAGTGGACTGCCAGATGAAACGAAGGCTGCTCGCCAGATTCTGAAAGATTATATTGATGGGAAGCTTCCCCACTTTGAAATGCCTCCTGGAGCAACTGGCAGGGGTGCAGAAGGGGATTCAGTGCATGGATTGGTCGGCCCAAGCTTATTAGCAGGTAATGAATCAGATATTGCGCAATCTGATGACTGTAATGACCAGATCTCTTCCAGCTCCGCTTTAGTTGATACTGGTAAAGTGGATGTTGGGCGTGTTCTAGATGATTTGGAGTCATTTGACTTGTCTGGTGAGCTATACTCTAAAACTTCTGCTATAGTGAAGCAAAAGAAGTCAGCTAAACCAGAAAAACATCATAAGAAGCctcagaggaagaaagatcgcTCTTGGAGAGTTGGAAATGATAATGGTGATGGAATGCCAGTTGTAAGAATGTTTCAGAAGCCTGCTGTAGATCTGGCAGTCGTAAGAGCCTCTAATTGA